A window from Flavobacterium gyeonganense encodes these proteins:
- a CDS encoding glycosyltransferase: MSIEYTANKTILITPLNWGLGHATRCIPIIKALQENNYIPIIASDGIALALLQKEFPYIQTLELPSYHIEYAKNGKNFKWKLIKSLPKMITAIVDEKKIVNSWIKKYDIDGIISDNRLGVFSKKVPSVFITHQLNVMTGNTTKFTSKCHQYFIKKYNECWIPDTDGDPNLTGNLGHLKESKLNLKYIGPLSRMRKKDTPKQYDLMIILSGPEPQRTLLEEKLQEEIAQYKGEIVFVKGIVEKTQTKQQIKNVTYYNFMNTKQLEQTFNESDLVLCRSGYTTVMDLAKLGKKAFFIPTPGQYEQEYLAIKLQEEQLVPYATQNDFTIEDLSKVKSFKGLSEFENKIDWDLLFTVFEK, encoded by the coding sequence ATGAGCATCGAATATACTGCCAATAAAACTATTTTAATTACTCCTTTAAACTGGGGATTGGGTCATGCAACCCGATGCATTCCTATAATTAAAGCATTACAGGAAAATAATTATATTCCCATAATTGCTTCAGATGGCATTGCTTTGGCATTATTGCAAAAAGAATTTCCATATATTCAGACTTTAGAACTACCTTCTTATCATATTGAATACGCTAAAAATGGCAAAAACTTTAAATGGAAGCTGATTAAAAGTTTACCTAAAATGATCACCGCTATTGTGGACGAAAAGAAAATAGTGAATTCATGGATCAAAAAATATGATATAGACGGTATCATTTCAGATAACAGGCTAGGGGTTTTCAGTAAAAAAGTGCCTTCGGTATTTATTACACATCAGCTTAATGTGATGACAGGAAATACGACAAAGTTTACCAGTAAATGCCATCAGTATTTTATAAAAAAATATAATGAATGCTGGATCCCTGATACAGATGGAGATCCAAATTTAACAGGCAACCTTGGACATCTTAAAGAAAGTAAACTAAACCTGAAATATATTGGACCTTTGAGCAGAATGCGTAAAAAAGACACTCCAAAACAATATGACCTAATGATTATTTTGTCAGGTCCGGAACCTCAGCGTACGTTACTGGAAGAAAAACTGCAGGAAGAAATTGCACAATACAAAGGTGAAATTGTTTTTGTAAAAGGCATTGTCGAAAAAACACAAACCAAACAGCAGATCAAAAATGTGACCTATTACAATTTTATGAATACCAAACAGCTGGAACAGACATTTAATGAAAGTGATTTGGTTTTATGCCGCTCAGGTTATACTACCGTTATGGATTTAGCAAAACTGGGTAAAAAAGCCTTTTTTATCCCTACGCCTGGTCAATATGAGCAGGAATATCTGGCCATAAAACTTCAGGAAGAACAATTGGTACCTTACGCAACGCAAAACGACTTTACTATTGAAGATCTTTCAAAAGTAAAATCGTTTAAAGGTTTATCCGAATTTGAAAATAAAATCGACTGGGATTTGTTATTTACTGTTTTTGAGAAGTAG